From Acipenser ruthenus chromosome 2, fAciRut3.2 maternal haplotype, whole genome shotgun sequence, a single genomic window includes:
- the LOC117404122 gene encoding selenoprotein P-like translates to MWTGLSLVLALSLLPSGRPESEGEGSHCKKPPDWTIRKESPMLQSLGQVTVVALLQASUPFCLVQASRIDDLRLKLEQRGLNNISYMIVNSQDHKSRHMYPLLRNKVSVNIPVYNHDNLQEDVWKLLSGDKDDFLIYDRCGRLTSHLGLPYSILTFPHVEKSIIQAYCNSICGNCSFESPDDIPVCNNTVMATEKPEEATENLGRHHSHDHEHSRDGGHDHSHGRQHGHDHSHGRQHGHDHSHGRQHGHRRGQSHQTQRFSQNHRDLSQQQVVDIPFFLQRP, encoded by the exons ATGTGGACAGGACTGAGCCTGGTCCTGGCCCTCTCCCTTCTGCCCAGCGGCAGGCCAGAGAGTGAAGGCGAAGGCAGCCACTGTAAGAAGCCCCCAGACTGGACCATCAGAAAGGAGAGCCCTATGCTGCAGTCACTGGGACAAGTGACAGTGGTGGCGCTCCTCCAGGCTAGCTGACCTTTCTGTTTGGTGCAGGCATCCAG AATAGATGACCTGCGTCTGAAGTTAGAGCAGCGGGGCCTGAACAACATATCCTACATGATTGTGAATTCCCAGGATCACAAGTCTCGTCATATGTATCCCCTTCTCAGGAATAAGGTTTCTGTGAATATCCCTGTGTATAATCATGACAACCTCCAGGAAGACGTCTGGAAACTCCTGTCTGGTGATAAAGATGACTTCCTCATCTATGACAG ATGTGGCCGTCTGACTTCCCACCTTGGTTTGCCTTATTCGATACTTACCTTTCCGCATGTGGAGAAATCAATCATACAAGCATACTGTAATAGCATCTGTGGAAACTGTTCATTTGAG agCCCTGATGACATACCAGTGTGTAACAACACTGTGATGGCAACAGAGAAGCCAGAAGAGGCCACTGAAAATCTTGGCAGACACCACAGCCATGACCACGagcacagcagagatgggggccACGATCATTCCCACGGCAGACAGCATGGCCACGATCACTCCCACGGCAGACAGCATGGCCACGATCACTCCCACGGCAGACAGCATGGCCACCGCCGTGGGCAGAGTCACCAAACACAAAGATTCTCCCAGAATCATAGGGACTTGTCCCAGCAGCAGGTTGTGGACATCCCTTTTTTTCTGCAGAGACCTTGA
- the LOC117404123 gene encoding coiled-coil domain-containing protein 152-like → MKKMKAVSLDKLIEDFSLLEQKITELQGKNNILDIKLDEASRLLKLGQTKETCMKEECATLQATIKGLQETIQTQCDLRDENEELKKNTRTYEEKNKIKEQAHTSHVERIMMEMKAMQQDHKTELAEVQSDMRRKSEMKETELKDAIVRKEAEIQAMKKQLKDQEREKQSEIIKLQMEFNAKLARIQSTSVKAQHQDPSILAQNIFKRKLQFLQEEKNRETEALRRTIKELEQQLNSPHDSRLKRRRF, encoded by the exons atgaaGAAGATGAAAGCAGTAAGCCTTGACAAACTTATTGAAGACTTCTCCTTGTTAGAGCAG AAAATAACAGAACTTCAAGGAAAGAACAATATATTGGATATAAAACTAGATGAAGCCAGCAGACTGCTGAAGTTGGGCCAAACTAAAGAGACTTGTATGAAGGAAG AATGTGCTACTCTTCAGGCAACAATAAAAGGACTTCAGGAAACAATACAAACCCAGTGTGACTTACGAG atgAAAATGAAGAGTTAAAGAAGAACACTCGTACTtacgaagaaaaaaataaaattaaggagcag GCGCATACAAGTCATGTTGAGAGAATAATGATGGAGATGAAGGCCATGCAGCAGGACCACAAAACTGAGCTTGCTGAGGTTCAATCTGACATGAGAAGAAAAT CTGAGATGAAAGAAACAGAGTTGAAAGATGCCATTGTGAGAAAAGAAGCTGAAATTCAGGCAATGAAAAAGCAGCTGAAGGATCAAGAAAGGGAGAAACAGAGTGAAATAATTAAACTGCAAATGGAG TTTAATGCAAAGCTGGCAAGAATTCAGAGCACCTCAGTGAAAGCCCAGCATCAAGATCCCTCCATCCTAGCACAGAACATTTTCAAAAGG aaactgcagtttctgcaagagGAGAAGAATAGAGAGACTGAAGCCTTGCGCAGAACGATCAAAGAGCTGGAGCAACAGCTCAACAGCCCTCATGATTCTCGCCTGAAACGCAGACGGTTTTAA